From Aegilops tauschii subsp. strangulata cultivar AL8/78 chromosome 5, Aet v6.0, whole genome shotgun sequence:
ATATTAGTGATGGATGATCAAActattgttggtggcttcttgCATCAAGATTGCAAGACAGAAAACTTGATGGTGATGATGAACAACTTAATCATAATAGTATATGCACTTATTGCATGTCTACCTTTGTGAAGTTAGTAGTGATGGTTTTAAATTGCCCtgacatgaacattttttttacaaaaagtTGAACAACATCTGTTTGTTTTTTTTGCACCGAAGATCCTCGAGTGTACTATGGGAAATTTCATGGAGAAATGACCACACAAATTTCCATGCTCCTAGCACACACAAGCATCCATGCTGctaattcccccccccccccccctatttTCTGCGAATTTTACTATTGATGAGGAGTAGATTGGATTATCGATTGTGATGGTGTGTATTCATATTGTGATATCAAATCAATGTGGTAAGATGAGAAGAGGCATTCACAATGCCAGCAACCAAGCAGCATGGTGATTTCTCACCTAGGCCCGTCCCACGCGCCCGTGGCACAAAAGATATTTTCTGCTATGGTGTATTTGTTCCCACTTCTCATGTAtcacttatatatatatatatatatgtgtgtgttgTACCAATTTATCTCTCTTCGAATATACTGTGATAGTGAGGTACTCCAAAATGGATTGCATATTTTCTTTACTAAGATATCTATTCTGTTGGCATAATTAGCATATGCTGTCCTTCTATACATGAGAAAAGGTTATAAAATGTAAATGGCCTCGATGACGACAATTTTCAAGTAACAAAAAATGAGGCAATCTTAGAAGTAACTTTAAGCACACCAAAGTCATTTAGGGGGTACTCCTGGGATTAATTCAGAATTTCACACTCGCAAAATAATAATAATCAGAATTTCAAATGTTGGAGTATATTGGAGTTATAGACTCCTGGGATTACATAATACTATAACTGTTTTGTGCAGTAGGACACTCCCCTACTGTTTGTTACTTCAAAAAGGGATTACATATTATTGCTCATAATATAACAGGCAGAGTTTATTGAAGTGATTTACAAAACTCACTAAGGATCCCAAGTTATGATGCAGACCCATTAAGTATCTGCAGATGTTACATGAAATAAAAATGATTGTATTTTCCTTCGAACATGCAACGATGCCGAGTACATGAACAATTGATGCCTCAAAGACAAAATCTGATGGTCTACCCAAATTTTGTCTTGCCTTGTAAGTCCGTATGAAATTCGAGTTGAATAAAGCCTGGAACTTCTTGCATGGTATTGCTGTCACACATTGAATCGGAAGAGCATGACATCTCCTTCCTGCACAATATACTCCTTCCCTTCCAACCTCATCTGCAGTCATAGAGAGggaaagaaataaagaaatttcCTTGTGTGCTTCATCTCTAAAACTTAGCTAGTATTTATTCATATAAGTGCACATATTGTTACCACTCCCTTCTCCCTTGCTGCTCCAAGAGTACCCGCCGCAACAAAATCATCGTAAGATACCTGAGTCATGGTATGTGACCGTTGTGAAATTATTAAAATTAACACCAGAAAATAATGGTACAGTACATGAAAAGAACCTGAAACTATCTCATTACTAGCACAGTACCCTGATACTTACAGTTTCAGCTCTAATGAAGCCTTTCTGGAAGTCGCTATGAATAACTCCGGCTGCTTGAGGTGCAGTCATGCCTGTAACAATAACATCCAAGACAAAACATAGTCAAAACTTTGTGCCCACGGTGCAAAAAGATGAAGGCAGTTCCTACAGTAATTGAAATAATACAGTAACAGAATTGTGAGAATGCGAATAAAACCTGCAATAATGGTCCAAGCTTTTGTTTCCTGACAAAAGGAAAAAAGGGTTTTGAAAGTTAGGATCAATAGCTGAAGAACAAAGTGTCTTGACAGCAGAAGAGATTCACCTGCTCTCCGGTAGTGAAATAAGTTCTTAGTCCCAAAAGGTTATACGTTGCTTTTACCAAGTTGCCTAGCCCACTTTCGGCAACATCAAGAGAATTTAGGTATTCAACTCTCTCTTCCAGTGGTAGTTCAGACAGTTCAGCCTCAACCTGGTGCACTCACAATTTCATTAGCTTACATAGATAATAGATCAGGTGAAATTGTCTAATGCCTAGGTCGATGCATATGGTATCACTTATCACAAACCTGAGCTGATATTGTAACCATGCCAGATTTCAGCTCTGATGCTAGTTTGGCCACCTCTTGGACATGGGGATTTTTATCAGGGTCGGCAAGATCAGACTCTGTTACATTAGCAACATAAATGACTGGCTTCATAGTGAGCAGATAAAGATGTTGTATAGCTTCTTTCTCATGGTCAGGCAAATCAACAGATCTTGCAGGCTTTCCATCCATAAGTGCATCCAGAATTTTTTCTAAGCCCGACCTTTCTGCTCCTTCCTGAGTAGTGAAAACTGGAATCAAGAACAAAACCTATCAAATAATGGTAGAGTTTGTGAATATAACTTACCTTAACTTTTACTTGTGGATCCTTAGTTTTGCTCTTTTTAAGCTTATCCAATCTCTTCTCTATCTGCAGTTTTTTTTTACAAAACTGTCTTGGTTAAGATATGAACATAAAGAAAAAAATAAATCCCACATGCTACTAAGCAAGGATAGCAGAACTTTTCATTATATTACCTGTTCCAGATCACAAAATATGAGTTCTAAGTTAATCACATCAATATCTGACTTGGGATCAACTTTTCCATTCACGTGAACAATATCATCATCTTCAAAACATCGCACAACCTGAAAATCCAATGAAGAAAAGATTGGTGCTAAGTCAATCCTTAGAACCCCAACAACCAATAGCCTATTATGTTTTTCAAACTGGAAGTGCAAGAAAAAGAAGGCAATCATTGGATGTTCAAACATAGTACAACCGCTGAACTGAAGGTAAAGGAACATCTATTGGAGAATTATAGTGATTCAAACTCTGCAAAATAAGAGGGTACCAACAGAATGGTATGCAGCAGTTGAGAAACATGGGAATGCAGCTACTGAAAAAGATGCAAAGTATTTGTTTCCAGAAACCTGATAAATGCCTGAGAGCACAAATATATATACTACAAAATCAGCAAACTTACCTGGAGTATAGAATCCACTTCACGGATGTTTGAAAGAAATTGATTTCCCAGTCCCTGAAGTCAACAACCAGGTAAACATTTTCATATATAAACTAGTGAAAACAATCATCGACATGTTCTGTGCTGCGCTCGGAATAAAACGAAGGCAACCGCTACCTCTCCTTTGCTCGCTCCTTTGACGAGGCCTGCAATGTCGACAAGCTCAATGGACGTCGGGACCGTCTGCTTGGACTTGCTTAACTTCGAGAGCACGTCCAAGCGAGGATCGGGAATAGCCACGACGCCGGTGTTTGGGTTTATGGTGCAGAAGGGAAAGTTTGCAGCTTGGGCCTTCCCATTTTCAACCTAATAGCATTGAGAAACGAACTCACATTTTGTTTTTGCGATAAATACATGCCAATTGCGTCTCAAAATCGCGAGACATAGAAACCATTCCATGAAGCAATCATTGTTGCAAGAACATAAATTATGCAGTGAGCGTGAACCAAGTTCAACCAAGTTCAAAGATATTAACCATTTCAACCTTTTGACAGTATCACCTCCAAGCGGCAAAACATCGAACAGTTCAAATGCAGTGACATTGCCCCTACACGCACGATTC
This genomic window contains:
- the LOC109753015 gene encoding uncharacterized protein, which translates into the protein MATMSRALGSAFVGFTRTPAVPATTPLPLPSSRASSALLLRWQRSRGVVGGGGGARRYSSGRNAKISMSLRAGIVGLPNVGKSTLFNAIVENGKAQAANFPFCTINPNTGVVAIPDPRLDVLSKLSKSKQTVPTSIELVDIAGLVKGASKGEGLGNQFLSNIREVDSILQVVRCFEDDDIVHVNGKVDPKSDIDVINLELIFCDLEQIEKRLDKLKKSKTKDPQVKVKEGAERSGLEKILDALMDGKPARSVDLPDHEKEAIQHLYLLTMKPVIYVANVTESDLADPDKNPHVQEVAKLASELKSGMVTISAQVEAELSELPLEERVEYLNSLDVAESGLGNLVKATYNLLGLRTYFTTGEQETKAWTIIAGMTAPQAAGVIHSDFQKGFIRAETVSYDDFVAAGTLGAAREKGVMRLEGKEYIVQEGDVMLFRFNV